In Leptospira limi, a single genomic region encodes these proteins:
- a CDS encoding cAMP/cGMP-dependent 3',5'-cyclic-AMP/GMP phosphodiesterase, producing the protein MVSSEPNGFTALPRGGYLVDTSEGYIQFGSPPETIKDTMGLEKKTPLVFVLPNKFFHVEKGISIAELEFPIYFNFFFRGGKKTFIICSAEQKEQLTIVLGESLMGPQEVNLSSEFIDGAESFGFPDIKAEMAYFRSYKTMEEVVEFVLFDDSHKAKFGGITIEQLPSNEFLVVDGEKKIKIPGEVDFHVKYDIGKRLEEPFQPPLIGITCLGPSHGFDPTDNTSGFIIWLNGQGIMVDPPVNSTEWLRESNVNPKFINSIILTHCHADHDAGTFQKILEESKITIYATATVMESFLKKYCSLTKIPRKEITDLFDFIPVVIGRPTIINGGEFYFHYALHSIPSVGFEFFFQDQSFYYTSDHLNDPEAFEDMYKKGVLPETRYQFLKDFPWDRKIIYHEAGVPPLHTKISYLASLPEEVQKRITVYHIAAKDMPAGNHLTLAKFGIENTLYPEITPPKHQEAFQLLEILSQIDIFSGFPIEKAKEFLQIVKEERFRRGEQIIKKGTHGDRFFIIASGNVRFEGLSSDHSAVKRYGTYEYFGEASLILDTVRQADVYAETDVLALTIEKTRFFQFIRGSKLHENLIKLNSIRETNTWKTLTESQTFRGLTSYQVTQLELILKLETVKKEAVLIEEGQTFQNAYIVRSGTVVVMQNHKTIRELGAGDFVGEIYSLTKGLPSHFSFVAWPGTELYVLSQEDAIQYIKKNPGVYMKLNTVYN; encoded by the coding sequence ATGGTCAGTTCCGAACCGAATGGTTTTACAGCACTCCCTAGAGGGGGATATTTAGTCGATACATCAGAAGGGTACATCCAATTTGGATCCCCTCCTGAGACAATTAAGGACACCATGGGGCTCGAAAAAAAGACCCCTCTGGTGTTTGTCCTCCCAAACAAGTTCTTCCATGTGGAAAAAGGCATTTCGATTGCCGAACTTGAATTCCCCATTTACTTCAATTTTTTCTTTCGTGGTGGCAAAAAAACCTTCATCATCTGTTCCGCAGAACAAAAAGAACAGCTAACCATTGTTCTTGGGGAATCCCTGATGGGACCACAAGAAGTAAACTTATCTTCCGAGTTCATAGATGGTGCAGAAAGTTTTGGTTTTCCCGACATCAAAGCAGAAATGGCATACTTTCGTAGTTACAAAACGATGGAAGAGGTGGTAGAGTTTGTTTTATTTGATGACTCCCACAAAGCAAAGTTTGGTGGCATCACCATCGAACAACTGCCTTCAAACGAATTCCTAGTTGTGGATGGAGAGAAAAAAATCAAAATCCCTGGTGAAGTGGATTTCCATGTCAAATACGATATTGGTAAACGATTGGAAGAACCATTCCAGCCACCTCTTATTGGAATCACATGCCTTGGACCATCACATGGATTTGATCCTACAGACAACACATCTGGATTTATCATTTGGTTAAATGGACAAGGGATTATGGTCGATCCACCTGTAAACTCAACCGAGTGGTTACGCGAATCAAATGTCAATCCCAAGTTCATCAACTCCATCATTCTCACACACTGCCACGCAGACCATGATGCTGGAACCTTCCAAAAAATATTAGAAGAATCCAAAATCACTATTTATGCAACAGCAACCGTAATGGAATCTTTCCTCAAAAAATATTGCAGTCTAACAAAGATTCCACGAAAAGAAATCACTGATTTATTTGATTTTATCCCTGTAGTCATTGGTAGACCCACAATCATCAATGGTGGTGAGTTTTATTTTCATTATGCACTGCATTCCATTCCATCCGTTGGGTTCGAATTCTTTTTCCAAGACCAATCTTTTTATTATACTTCAGACCATTTAAACGACCCTGAAGCCTTTGAAGATATGTACAAAAAAGGTGTCTTGCCTGAAACAAGATACCAGTTCCTAAAAGACTTTCCATGGGATCGTAAAATCATTTACCACGAAGCAGGAGTCCCTCCCCTTCACACCAAAATCAGTTATTTGGCATCCCTTCCGGAAGAAGTACAAAAACGGATTACCGTATACCATATTGCAGCTAAGGATATGCCTGCCGGAAACCATCTAACACTTGCTAAGTTTGGTATAGAGAATACTTTGTATCCGGAGATCACTCCTCCCAAACACCAAGAGGCTTTCCAACTTTTGGAAATTTTATCACAGATTGATATCTTCTCTGGATTCCCTATCGAAAAAGCAAAAGAGTTCTTACAAATTGTCAAAGAAGAACGATTCCGACGTGGGGAACAAATCATCAAAAAAGGAACCCATGGAGATCGATTTTTTATCATCGCATCAGGGAACGTAAGGTTTGAAGGACTCTCCAGTGACCACTCTGCTGTCAAACGATACGGAACCTATGAATACTTTGGTGAAGCATCGCTTATCCTCGACACTGTGCGCCAGGCGGATGTGTATGCGGAAACCGACGTGCTTGCCCTCACCATTGAAAAAACACGTTTTTTTCAGTTCATCCGTGGATCCAAACTCCACGAAAACCTAATCAAACTAAACAGTATCCGCGAGACCAATACTTGGAAAACCCTCACGGAATCCCAAACCTTCCGAGGTCTCACCAGTTACCAAGTCACCCAACTGGAACTCATTTTGAAGCTTGAAACAGTGAAAAAGGAAGCAGTTCTCATTGAAGAGGGCCAAACCTTCCAAAATGCCTACATTGTTCGTTCGGGCACCGTTGTGGTGATGCAAAACCACAAAACGATCAGGGAACTTGGCGCAGGGGATTTTGTGGGAGAAATTTATTCTCTCACAAAAGGCCTTCCTTCACATTTCAGTTTCGTTGCTTGGCCAGGGACAGAACTCTATGTGCTTTCCCAAGAAGACGCCATCCAGTACATCAAGAAAAATCCTGGTGTCTACATGAAGCTGAACACTGTTTATAATTGA
- the panD gene encoding aspartate 1-decarboxylase, with translation MIITVCKGKIHRAVVTEAELHYEGSLTVDLDLMELAGMKPYEQVSVVNVNNGARFETYLIVGERGSGTICLNGAAARLGMKGDKVIIITYGQVEEKDLPSDYKPKVVFVDENNRPKKA, from the coding sequence ATGATCATCACTGTTTGCAAAGGCAAAATCCATAGAGCCGTCGTTACCGAGGCTGAACTCCACTACGAAGGTAGTCTCACTGTCGATCTAGACTTAATGGAATTGGCTGGAATGAAACCGTATGAACAAGTGAGTGTGGTGAACGTGAATAACGGTGCCAGGTTCGAAACCTACCTCATCGTGGGAGAAAGGGGTTCGGGGACCATTTGTTTGAATGGAGCTGCAGCACGGCTAGGGATGAAAGGGGACAAGGTCATCATCATCACCTATGGCCAAGTAGAAGAAAAGGACCTCCCAAGCGACTACAAACCAAAAGTTGTGTTCGTGGATGAGAACAATCGGCCGAAAAAAGCCTAA
- the trxA gene encoding thioredoxin, translating to MRFKRRFRNMALTEINDANFKAETANGVVLVDCWAEWCGPCRMVAPVLDELSQEMADIKITKLNVDFNQKTAQELGIQSIPTLLLYKDGVLVDKAIGALPKPQIKKFIENHK from the coding sequence ATACGTTTCAAAAGGAGATTTCGAAATATGGCACTTACAGAAATCAATGACGCCAATTTCAAAGCAGAAACTGCAAATGGCGTGGTTTTAGTAGATTGTTGGGCAGAATGGTGTGGACCATGTAGAATGGTGGCTCCTGTTCTTGACGAACTTTCGCAAGAAATGGCGGATATCAAAATTACAAAACTCAATGTTGATTTCAACCAAAAGACAGCGCAAGAGTTGGGAATCCAATCCATCCCTACCCTTCTACTCTATAAAGATGGAGTTTTAGTAGACAAAGCAATTGGTGCTTTACCAAAACCGCAAATTAAAAAATTTATAGAAAATCACAAGTAG
- a CDS encoding acyl-CoA dehydrogenase family protein — protein sequence MERILPFTEEHHQFREMARKFFETEVKPHHETWEKNHIVPKEVWRKAGENGLLCPDVPTEYGGSGADFLYNIIIIEESSRVGNSGFFISLHNDVIAPYISTYANDEQKKRWLPKCASGESILAVAMTEPGAGSDLKSLRTSAVDKGDHFVVNGQKTFISNGQLADLIITAVKHDNGTISLVMIEEGMKGFERGRNLDKIGLKAQDTSELYFNDVIVPKTNLIGKQGQGFRYLMQKLAQERLVLAVAAVEATRLVQTITLQYIKERKAFGQKIGSFQNTKFKMAEMATELEMAQVFCDKVVMEHMKGENTTAEASMCKWYSTEMQKRHTDECLQFFGGYGYMMEYPIARAYLDARIQTIYAGTTEIMKEIIGRSLGL from the coding sequence ATGGAGCGTATCCTCCCCTTTACTGAAGAACACCACCAATTCCGCGAGATGGCTCGGAAATTTTTTGAAACAGAAGTAAAACCTCACCACGAAACATGGGAAAAAAACCATATCGTACCCAAAGAAGTATGGAGAAAGGCCGGTGAAAACGGACTTCTCTGCCCCGATGTACCTACAGAATACGGCGGCTCTGGAGCTGACTTTCTGTACAACATCATCATCATCGAAGAATCTTCTCGTGTTGGAAACAGTGGATTTTTTATCTCTTTGCACAATGATGTGATCGCTCCGTACATTTCGACCTATGCGAACGACGAACAAAAGAAACGTTGGTTGCCAAAATGTGCTTCAGGAGAATCCATCCTTGCGGTTGCGATGACTGAACCAGGTGCAGGATCTGATTTAAAATCCCTTCGTACCAGTGCTGTTGATAAGGGTGATCACTTTGTTGTGAATGGACAAAAAACGTTCATCTCGAACGGTCAACTTGCAGACCTCATCATCACTGCAGTGAAACATGATAACGGAACCATTTCCCTTGTCATGATTGAAGAAGGAATGAAAGGATTCGAACGTGGTCGTAATTTAGATAAAATTGGTCTCAAAGCACAAGACACATCTGAATTGTATTTTAATGATGTGATTGTTCCCAAAACAAACCTCATCGGCAAACAAGGACAAGGGTTTCGTTACCTCATGCAAAAACTTGCACAAGAACGTTTGGTTCTTGCAGTTGCTGCTGTGGAAGCAACAAGACTGGTTCAAACCATCACACTCCAATACATCAAAGAGAGAAAAGCATTCGGTCAAAAGATTGGGTCTTTCCAAAATACAAAATTCAAAATGGCTGAAATGGCAACTGAATTAGAAATGGCACAAGTTTTCTGTGACAAAGTGGTCATGGAACACATGAAAGGTGAAAACACTACTGCTGAAGCTTCTATGTGCAAATGGTATTCAACAGAAATGCAAAAACGCCATACTGATGAATGTTTACAATTCTTTGGAGGATATGGTTATATGATGGAGTATCCAATTGCAAGAGCTTACCTCGATGCAAGGATCCAAACCATTTATGCAGGAACCACTGAAATTATGAAAGAAATCATTGGTAGAAGTTTAGGTCTTTAG
- the thiC gene encoding phosphomethylpyrimidine synthase ThiC, with the protein MNPNQIEEIKVPETTIPLSNGTEYKGYRTEGMFCIHEETYDYKQGIPKLRKSWISARESKGDQNFSQLYYAKRDIITEEMLYVAKREGMSPEFVMNEVKIGRAIIPSNKRHLELEPMIIGKKFLVKINANIGNSAILSSIEDEVEKLRWALHWGADTVMDLSTGKNIHETREWIIRNSPVPIGTVPLYQTLEKVKGKVEDLNINVFLETLEEQAEQGVDYFTIHAGVLRDYVKLTEKRITGIVSRGGSILAKWCNHHKKENFLYEHFDAISKVMQKYGVSYSLGDGLRPGCINDANDAAQFAELKTLGELTKRAWADDIQVMVEGPGHVPMHLIQENVRLQEEICMEAPFYTLGPLVTDIAPGYDHITSAIGAAMIAWYGTAMLCYVTPKEHLGLPNKQDVKDGVIAYKIAAHAADLAKGHPGAKERDDLLSKARFEFRWEDQFALSLDPELARSYHDESLPQDGMKKAHFCSMCGPHFCSMRLTSDLRKDSVGVGAEELKD; encoded by the coding sequence TACGATTATAAACAAGGGATTCCCAAATTACGCAAATCTTGGATCAGTGCTCGTGAATCTAAGGGAGATCAAAATTTTTCCCAACTCTATTATGCAAAACGAGATATCATCACAGAAGAGATGTTATACGTGGCGAAACGGGAAGGAATGTCGCCAGAATTTGTGATGAATGAAGTAAAAATTGGTAGAGCGATTATTCCATCAAACAAACGCCATTTAGAGCTCGAACCCATGATCATTGGGAAAAAGTTTTTAGTGAAAATTAATGCCAATATTGGAAATTCTGCGATTCTTTCTTCCATAGAAGATGAAGTGGAAAAACTCCGTTGGGCCTTACATTGGGGAGCAGATACTGTGATGGATTTGTCTACAGGCAAAAACATTCATGAAACTAGAGAATGGATCATTCGCAATTCTCCTGTTCCCATTGGAACCGTACCTTTGTACCAAACCTTAGAGAAGGTAAAAGGAAAAGTAGAAGATTTAAACATCAATGTATTTTTAGAAACACTGGAAGAACAAGCAGAACAAGGTGTTGATTATTTTACCATCCACGCTGGAGTTTTACGTGATTACGTCAAACTGACTGAAAAACGTATCACAGGTATTGTTTCCAGAGGTGGTTCCATTTTAGCGAAGTGGTGTAACCACCATAAGAAGGAAAACTTTCTGTATGAACATTTTGATGCCATTTCCAAAGTGATGCAAAAATATGGAGTCTCTTATTCGTTAGGTGATGGTTTGCGGCCAGGTTGTATCAATGATGCAAACGATGCAGCACAATTTGCGGAATTAAAAACTTTGGGGGAACTGACAAAACGAGCCTGGGCAGATGACATCCAAGTGATGGTGGAAGGACCAGGCCATGTTCCAATGCACCTCATCCAGGAAAACGTACGTTTACAAGAAGAGATTTGTATGGAAGCTCCGTTTTATACACTTGGGCCACTCGTGACTGACATCGCTCCTGGGTATGATCATATCACTTCAGCCATTGGTGCGGCGATGATTGCTTGGTATGGAACAGCTATGCTTTGTTATGTGACTCCAAAAGAACATTTGGGTCTTCCAAATAAACAAGATGTAAAAGATGGGGTAATTGCTTATAAAATTGCTGCCCATGCCGCAGATCTTGCCAAAGGCCACCCTGGTGCTAAAGAAAGGGATGATTTACTTAGCAAGGCTCGTTTTGAATTTCGTTGGGAAGACCAGTTTGCCCTTTCTCTTGATCCAGAACTTGCTAGGTCGTATCATGATGAATCCTTACCACAAGATGGAATGAAAAAAGCTCATTTCTGTTCGATGTGTGGACCTCATTTTTGTTCGATGCGACTCACATCCGATTTACGGAAAGATTCGGTGGGAGTAGGTGCGGAAGAATTGAAAGATTAA